The region CTCATTAGCTCAATGACATaatggacaattttttttcaaacaattcttTCTTGCAGAAATGTTCATGACCTTCTGCAGATAGTCGATACAATTGCAAGAAAGATTGAACGTTAACTTGCGAGCCCAACGCTTGATTTGGCCATGGATACGATTTTTGAATTCTGTCTCGTTCCTGGTGATCACATGAGATCAGAGAAGGtgattttcattggttaatgATCACAGAGACGTTTCTTTcctttggcgcgaaaataatATGCAGCCAACCGATTGACTTCAAGGTTGGGCCCAGATTCATCCAATCACAAGTTTACAAGAAAACTACATAATGGAGTGTTTTTACATGACGTAACGGTGGCCATGTTGGTATaaagaacaatagcgaaaaagtCCTTGGGGAATTTGATTATATtgttatgcaaaacttgttcGATATTTTGCTAATTCttgtgagtgaaaacactctgtAAGGCAACTCACATTGGTTGAAAGCCTCGAAAACTGCATTGAACCCAGTGCCTCTCAGATATTTCTTATTTGGAGAATGAAATCGAACCCAAAGATGACGaccacttgaaaacaaagaagactCAAACTTGCGCCCACAAAATGATTTCAGCAGATCACTTGATTCGCTCTGACCATCACGGATTTTAAGAGAGGGGCCATTGCAGAAAATTTCCAGAAAAAAGGAtgatattttcagtttcacaAATTTTCCCTTAGGTACAGTTATCATCCATGTACATGTCATATTAGGTGGGTAGATCTGTGTATAGAGAGGCGAGAATAGCCTCCCTGTGGTACCAGTCAATGAAATAACGTTGTCCTCTCCCTGGAGTTTGCATGGTCCCAAGGACGCTGAAacggaaaaacaaagaaacaaatgtgGTAAAAATAGgagtgaaagaaaattttacacAAATTTGATGCGGGTGCCATTAGATTAGCTAAAATCGTATCTAGAATAGCAGTGAACGCGCTATGATTTTTCATAGCTTTCACGGACAATACGGGTGCCATGATTGCTCTACCTCTGAAATACAACGCGCGCTATGATTGATCAAGTACATGGATGAAAGAAATAGGACAGTCACTCATTCCAATCGAACTCTGTTAGTGAGACAGCACAGAGATGCacaaaatacaatacaatGGCTCCACTATCCTTTGACCCAAGTTTCAACTTCACAACTATCCTGAAAATAGACGGCTGATAAACAAAATTCAGAACCGATTGATCTACCATACGAActaagaaaagactttttcgcaaaacaacgtgacacacacacacacacacacacacacacacacacacacacacacacacaaaacaacCAACCAAAGAGGATTGATTCAAACGGAAAGAGGCCTTAGTTTAAACAAAGGCACACGAGAACAAACATCTAATACGCAAGCACTTACGATTTTGAATCGCCCTGAAGGTTGCTTTGAAGCCTGGGTATCTCTCGGAGCTGTCTGTCACAAGTTTTACATACACCATGGAATGATTTGACAGAAACGGTGCAGGAGGCGTCGCGCCACAGAATTTGCCAACTAATTCTGTTTCAATTATGTTTCTGCCCTGCCTCACCTCCACGTAGTCTGAGCCACAGGAAGGTGACGGTTGAAGTTCAAAGGACGTAAAAGTCAATTGAACGATATGTGTTGGCGGAACGCGTAACTGCCAAGAACAACTCGCGTCATTGGGATAAATTAATGGATAATCATAGCTCGCAAATTCGCCTGCAGAGCTAGCAACAATGGACGCCTCTCCGGAACAAGAATAAGAAGCAGGTCTGACAGGATCAATGGCTTCATACGAGGCCCAAAAGCCACGCCAGTACCGATCCTCCAGTATCACAGAGTACTTTACGTACAAACTATTTCTCTTAGAAAAGACAGCTTTTTCGCGGCAGATCTTTCCAGTCAAAACTTCGCTAAAGGAGTTTGGCTCATCAAAGACTTCAGCATAGTTTCTGTTGCAGTATCCATCGAAATCCAAAAAAGTGAGTTTTACTAACTTCCCTGAGGGAACAGTAACATTCCAGCCACATGTTCCGCGGGAGGGGTACGGATAACCCGGCGATGAAAAGCTGCCGCCCTCGCCAGTTATCTGCACTACACTGTTGGATGAGAGGTTGCAACTTCCAGACGAAAGGTCTTGAacgttaaagaaaaaaaataagagaacACATGTTATCCGTGGCTGGGGAATTATTTTaccaatagctgttattataGTTGAGCCTGAAGGTAAAAAAGCCTCTTTCGTTTACAGTTGCATGAAGACAAGGCTAATGGGTCGATACagtggaaaatgacccatagGCCTCGTTAATGAGTAAAAACCATTGATCACTGTGATGACAGCAATTCATTCCACTTTCCGTAATCGTCACGTCGAGATAACAAGCTTGCCTGTGTTCGTTGATGCTCTTGAGCACGAACATAAAAACCTGTGATACGTGATCTGCAGGAGTGAGCTCAATGACTGGCTTTGTATCGCGTACTGAAGGTTTGACACGGTGGAGAGAAACTCACCTTCCACTATTATGTCCCAGTCTCGATTAGCATTCTTAAAATCCCACATCAAGATTGGTTTCTTGGGGAAAGCGAAGCATTTGATAGGAAAAAAACCCTACAGGGTGTGTCCTTCCGAATCGAAACGTCGAGACATCGAAAGCGAGTGTTCTACGATCGTTATAACTTGAGTTTGTGTTTTACGAGCTAGACACGAGCTATATTCTTACCGTCTGGCACAAACGAGTAGTTTGCAATAAAACCTGGACCACGCGAACAAgaagaagttttcatttttaatgtgAGCTCCCTTGACTTGGAGTATAAAGACAAAGGAGATGGTTGGGTGTTGCATTTACTGATCTTCCGTCCCCCATCATCTATCTCAAGGCAGCAAATGAAGCCTTTGCCCAAACGAATCGATAAAAACTCCAGCCGTATCACTTGCCCCTTGGGGGCCACTATCCTCCATAAACAATTCTCCACTAAACCCACGGGATATGTTAACGGATACCCAGGGCTCTTGAGGACACCGGAGCTGTTTTGGAACAAGATGTTCAAGTTTTGCTGATTAGTGTTGAAAGCCGAACACGAGTGTGCTGAAATGCAAGACAATGAAAAAACTAAACTTTGCCAGCAATAGTTTCAATATGTAATTCGTTCAGTATCTACAAGAAACATATTTTTGGCAGCAAAGCCATTAATGGTAAGGGAAGTTGTGCTCCTTAATGCCCTTTCCCAGTCAATAATTCGACAAATCATCTTTAAATACTAAAAGTGCGATTGACCGAAATCATCCTTGAGCGGTTCTTACAGAAAATGAATTGGTACTAAACAAAACGTTTCAAAACAAGTTCCTCGAAATTTACGACTTCACCAAACAGCTCACGTGACAGATCGTTACAAATGGTCAACTGTGACGTGTATCCGTTTTCCCATGCTTAGCGAGAACTCCGTGGAAAAGCTTTGGattatgattggctcatttgatATTCCGCGTCTCTTGTGATTGgccaaaataaaaactctggcGTCGGCATGACCGCTGACAAATCAAACTGCTTCAATTTAAACAGTTAACACAGGTTACTTACGAATTCTTATAGCTGTATATGAAACAAATATTCCGTCTGCTGCAATCTTTGGGTCGCTTTTCCACGAGATGTGCACCTTTTGGAACTTGGAAAATACTGCGCCTGTGTCCGTATGGAAATTCCAGTGAATTCTGATCGCAGTGAAGTCGGAACCATCAACGTCGAAAACTTTCACACCCCACTTCGATTTTTCTGATTTAACATGGACCTGGACAGAATGACCCTCTGGAGCTATGATATACCAGCCACATGTCTTATTCCTGATGGTATGGGTCGGAAAATACGGACTAGCAAAATTTTGTACGGTGGGCGACACGGGTGCATCCAAAGTTGTGTTTTCGGAGCAATCTGCCAAGTCAGTGATAAACATAAGGTCGTTTACTTGCTACGTTAGGTTTGCAAAATCTTTCGTTATTAAtagataaaaatattttctctgAACATTTTAAATAATCAAGAAATACATTCACCTTGTAAATCTACTGATTGATAATCCACTACGAAAAAACGTGGCTGACTGATCCGTCCAGTTTTTGCCTCTAAGAAGAAGCTTCGGCCGctggaaaaatatatttccaGAGAAGATGACATACCACAAAAGGTTTTAATGACATCACTTGAATTGCCTGGTCCATCAAAGATCCTAGCTTGTTCATCTTCACAAGGCCCgtttaaaaagacaaaatttatttccaCTCTGAGCACCTTGCCAACAGGGGCTGTGATGTTCCACTGGCATGTTGCATTGGAAGGAAGCTCTGAAGAGCCATTCAGCAGGCGCGTACTATTCTCTGTAGCTGTCAGGTGTACTAATGACTGCTGATTGGCTGTGCAggctgtggaaaaaaaaaataaaaatgtcctTCTTTACTTTCTGTGAACAAAAATATCTCTGAACataaaaatagattacttcattgaaagtgcgccgtacggatttttattcacgagttgcaaccagtgaataaaatccgtacaaagcTCTTTCTAtggtttaatttgtttattatatattaaaGGAGAATAAAAGCGTGTAAATCagaaattttattgttctctTTGTGATGCAAGCTTTATAAACCATGTTTGCGTAATAGCCAAAACTCAAGAATCCAATTAAACTGAAACTtcgtttttcctttcattctCATAAATTCTTTGAATAAGGAAACATCTCTTTTGGTTTTACTCaacgtgtttttgtttgcttgctcCTCGGGAAAAGCCTCTAAAGTTGTTTCAGATGGAACAAAACGTGGCGAAGCCATGTTTTGCGAGAAACACAAACATGTCTTCTCAACCGGCGCGCCACGGAACCCACTTGAGTGTcatgttctgattggctaatggGTGATTCTACTCAATGCCCATTGGTTATAtctttcacatgtgaaaaagcTATACTGGAAGCTGATTGGACGTATCGTTTTtttcaccgtgtgaaatataaagaagagaGAATTCTATtaggaaggtttattacatgaaattggccttatatatataataaagtagtaatataacaatagagtttatgttcgcgggcataaatatgttttgggcccgactcagactcattttagcccgagccgctaggcgagggctaaaatgagtctgagaagggcccaaaacatatttatgcccaagaacataaactctattactattaatatcactttggagggcattgagaaaataaaaactgaaaaaaataacaacaaaacactgaagaatatttttttcatcagcgctgtgagaaaacgtcaacaaactttgaaatggcttctcgattttgattggctgcttcgatcgtacgattatttgattctgattttttattggtttatttcagcgggctaaaatacattttagcccgccaaattctccattttagcccgcaaaatgcgccacaatgcccgacaaataataatatccaTTGACAACAATACTTGAATGGCACGACTGATAACTAGAAAAGAAGGTAACACAActtcaaaatcaatgcaatGGTCTTAAGACTATTCAAGATTTCACGACAACAAGAGAGATCCAGACATGGGGTGTGGTTGGAAAACAAACGAATACATGATACAACACAAAACCCTTATAACACTAGAAGCAACAGGTTATACGCAccaggcaaaaaaaaaaaacaagatggTAACAAACTAACAGTTAACAGATGTTACCAAACATATTGGGTTCATTTGTACCTTctgtgatatacaatttaaacaGCAGACTCAAGCCTGTGGGGAAGGAAAGACATCAGATTCAGGACAACAACTAATTCcgttttgcattatttttacATCATTCACTCCTAACTTTCCT is a window of Acropora palmata chromosome 4, jaAcrPala1.3, whole genome shotgun sequence DNA encoding:
- the LOC141878435 gene encoding tolloid-like protein 2; protein product: MLLFIGLSLLFKLYITEACTANQQSLVHLTATENSTRLLNGSSELPSNATCQWNITAPVGKVLRVEINFVFLNGPCEDEQARIFDGPGNSSDVIKTFCGMSSSLEIYFSSGRSFFLEAKTGRISQPRFFVVDYQSVDLQDCSENTTLDAPVSPTVQNFASPYFPTHTIRNKTCGWYIIAPEGHSVQVHVKSEKSKWGVKVFDVDGSDFTAIRIHWNFHTDTGAVFSKFQKVHISWKSDPKIAADGIFVSYTAIRIPHSCSAFNTNQQNLNILFQNSSGVLKSPGYPLTYPVGLVENCLWRIVAPKGQVIRLEFLSIRLGKGFICCLEIDDGGRKISKCNTQPSPLSLYSKSRELTLKMKTSSCSRGPGFIANYSFVPDDLSSGSCNLSSNSVVQITGEGGSFSSPGYPYPSRGTCGWNVTVPSGKLVKLTFLDFDGYCNRNYAEVFDEPNSFSEVLTGKICREKAVFSKRNSLYVKYSVILEDRYWRGFWASYEAIDPVRPASYSCSGEASIVASSAGEFASYDYPLIYPNDASCSWQLRVPPTHIVQLTFTSFELQPSPSCGSDYVEVRQGRNIIETELVGKFCGATPPAPFLSNHSMVYVKLVTDSSERYPGFKATFRAIQNPSLGPCKLQGEDNVISLTGTTGRLFSPLYTQIYPPNMTCTWMITVPKGKFVKLKISSFFLEIFCNGPSLKIRDGQSESSDLLKSFCGRKFESSLFSSGRHLWVRFHSPNKKYLRGTGFNAVFEAFNQLPSPFSCSEEKKNIRLESETGTLASYNYPLPYDANIECIWLIDVDQSYNVEL